A window of Flavobacterium psychrophilum genomic DNA:
CTATGAAAGGTCCGCCACAACGCCCTAAAAAACCGGCACCGGTAGTTGAAAAAGTAAAGTTCAACAACGGAAAGGCTAAGAAAAAATAATCTTAACTTGATTTATAGCATAAAAAAAGAGCCTTAAGGCTCTTTTTGTGTTTCTTAGGGAATCTGCTTATTCCGGCGCTATTACTGGCCCATCCCACTGGGATATACCACCTATAAGGTTATAAGTCGTTTCAAAACCAAGCTGTCCCATTATGTTGCACGCCTGTCCGCTACGGGCTCCGGCAGCACAGTATACGTAATAATTCTTGCTCTTATCAAGTTCTTCAACGGCATAGATAAAACCCTGCCCTTTGTAAATATCGATATTAATTGCTCCGGGTATAATTCCGCGGTTCCATTCGTCTTCAGTGCGAACGTCCAGTATTACAGCATTGCTGTCTGCCTGCGACTGTGCCCACCATTCTTCCTGAGATATATTCATTTGTTCGTTGTTTTGTGCAAAGGTATTATGCTTTTATAGAACAGCCAATAGCCTTAGTCTCTTTTACGCTTACTTCTTTACCTTTTACAAGGGCATCAACAGCGTTTTCTACATATTTTGTTTTTACAGCAGCGGCGTCTTCGTAGTTATCATCTATAGCACCAATGTATTTTACCACATTGCCTTTAGCTGTTTTTTGAAGCACATACACATGAGGTGTTTTTGTCGCACCATACTGAGGATATATTTTTTGTCCTTCATCAAAAAGGTATGGGAAAGTAAATTTCTTAGCTTTAGCTTTCTCCTGCATTTTAGCAAAACTGTCTTCTTTTTGCTTCTCCGGATTATTAGGATTAATGGCCACTACAGGGTATCCAAGTTTCTTGTATTTTTTATCTAAAGCGTTGATCCTATCCTCATAAGCCTGAGCATACGGACAATGGTTGCATGTAAACACAACGATATAACCTTTTGCATCTTTAATATCTTTTAAAGATACTTTTTTGTTATCTACATTCTTTAAGCTGAAGTCGGTGGCTATATCTCCTACTTTATAGCCTTCGGCAGGTTTGGTAAATGCAGCAAGAAAGGTAACAAGCATTACTGCTCCAAAAATTTTTATTGTTTTCATTGATTATATATTTATTTAAAATTACTTACTTCTTTTTCCAGTTCTGCATAAGTGAAAGACTTTTCATAAAACTTACGCATGTCCTTATTATATATAAGTGTCGCCGGAAGCGCGCCACTCCATGTGGAATCTACTTTTGGAAGCCATGTATTCTGATCGGGATCTCTTAAATACACCACATCGCTTTTAAGCTGTTTCTCCTTAATAAAAGGAAGTAGTTTGCTCTCTACCATCTTGTACATATCAAGGCTAACAAGCATGACCTTAATCTTATCTTTCTTGTATTTAGCATTTAGCTCTTCAAAATACGGCAGTTCTTCAACGCATGGCACACACCAGGTTGCCCAGAAATTTACTACATAGGTAGTATCATTTTTCTGAGTCAGGAAGTACTCCAGCTTATCAAAGTCGTACGCTTTTACACTCACACCATCTTTAGAATATACTTTTAACGGTGCCGGAGCGTCAGGTTTAGAAACCTCCGGAACTTCTGTAACCGGTTCTTCCGTAATCTTTGGCGCCTCTGTCTCTACTTTTTTATTACATGATGCTATAAGCATCCCTGCAAGCATCAGCATGATGGCTTTATTTTTGTATCGCTTCATAAGCATATTTGTCTTTTGGATTAATCCACTAAAATTAAGCCCTAAAAGCGCATCAAAAAAAAATTAAGAAAATTTTAACACAACATTTGTATGTACAAACATAAATTTACATACATTTGTACATACAAATTTTGTAATTACAAATATGAAAATAGAAGATATCATAAAATCAACTACTGCGATGACTCCTTCAAAAAGGACGACGCTTAATATTTTGTACACACAAAATGTTATCGCAGAAAACTTTAACGAAACAATGAAGCGTTACGATATATCGTCAGAACAATTTAACGTACTGAGGATATTGAGAGGCCAGAAAGGTAAACCATGCAATATGGGGCTTATACAGGACAGGATGATAGCCAAAACCAGCAACACTACGCGACTGGTTGACAAACTGCTACTTAAAGATCTTGTTACACGTGGCGTTTGCGAAGAAAACAGAAGGAAAATGGAGGTACTTATTACCGAGAAAGGCCTTGAATTACTAAAAGAACTTGACCCGATAGTGACAGCGCACGAAGATAAATTTGCAAATAACCTGACTATCGAAGAACTGGAACAATTAAATAATTTGTTAGAAAAATATAGAACAATATAAATAAATAGTACGATGTTAAATTATATAGACAGCCTTAATTGGCGTTATGCTACAAAAAAATATGATGCTTCTAAGAAAGTATCTAGCGAAGATCTTGAAACATTAAAAGAAGCTGTAAGGCTTAGTGTTTCTTCAGTAGGGCTTCAGCCTTATAAAATATTTGTTGTTGAAAGCCAGGAAATGCGCGACAAACTTAAAGTTGCAGCCGGCGGAAACAACCAAAATATTATTGCAGAATCATCTGCAGTGTTTGTATTTGCGAATGAACTTAATGTTGGCGACCAACAGGTTGAAGCTTACATTAATAACATAAGCCAGATACGTGGTGTTGCTAAAGAAAGCGTAAAAGGTTTTGGCGATTATATCTCAGGATTTTTAGGAAGCCTTACCGAAGAGCAGAAAAACATCTGGACTGCAAAACAGTCTTATATTGCTCTTTCTACTCTTATAAATGCTGCCGCACTGCTAAAAATTGACACTACAGCTATGGAAGGCTTTAACGCAGAAGAGTTCAACACGATTTTAGGTCTTGACAAACTAGGACTTAACGCTGCTGTTATTGCTGCAGTAGGTTACAGGCATGAAGAAGATGCTATGCAGCATGCTGTTAAGGTAAGAAAACCAAAAGATCAATTATTCGTAACTCTTTAATTAGTAATTTAATAACCCAAAATAATTTTTAAAAACAATGAAAAATCTAAAATCAATTGCAATTGCATTAGTAGCGCTTGTAACTATTACAGCTAACGCTCAGGATAAAAAAATTAACGCAGCGAAAAGTAAAATCAGCTGGGTTGGTGAAAAAGTAACCGGAAAACACGAAGGTACTATCAACGTTAAAGACGGTGTTCTTACTTTTAAAGCTGATAAACTTACAGGTGGTAATGTAACTGTAGATATGACTTCTGTACAGGTAACTGATCTTAAAGCTGGTGAAGGTAAAGAAAAACTTGAAGGCCACTTAAAAGCTGCTGATTTCTTTGGCACTGACAAACATGCGACTTCTAAGATCGTTTTCAAATCTGCAAAAGCTAAATCTGCAGGTGTTTACACTGTAACAGGTGACCTTACAATCAAAAACATTACAAAACCTGTAACTTTTGATCTTACTGTAGGTAAAAACACTGCTACTTCTACTTTTAAAGTTGACAGAACTAAATATGATATTACTTACGGATCTAAAAGCTTCTTCGACAGCATTGGAGACAAAGCTATCTACGATGAGTTTACTTTAACTGTAAACCTTGCTTTCTAATATCCAAAAGATATTTAAATTGAACAAACCCACGCATTGCGTGGGTTTTTGTTTATTTATACGTTACTACGATTCTAAATTACTTGTTTACTGAACTCGTCAGGGCAAGCCATTGTAACTAATCTGAAACTATTTAAAACCTCAACATT
This region includes:
- a CDS encoding redoxin, which gives rise to MKTIKIFGAVMLVTFLAAFTKPAEGYKVGDIATDFSLKNVDNKKVSLKDIKDAKGYIVVFTCNHCPYAQAYEDRINALDKKYKKLGYPVVAINPNNPEKQKEDSFAKMQEKAKAKKFTFPYLFDEGQKIYPQYGATKTPHVYVLQKTAKGNVVKYIGAIDDNYEDAAAVKTKYVENAVDALVKGKEVSVKETKAIGCSIKA
- a CDS encoding rhodanese → MNISQEEWWAQSQADSNAVILDVRTEDEWNRGIIPGAINIDIYKGQGFIYAVEELDKSKNYYVYCAAGARSGQACNIMGQLGFETTYNLIGGISQWDGPVIAPE
- a CDS encoding MarR family transcriptional regulator, which gives rise to MKIEDIIKSTTAMTPSKRTTLNILYTQNVIAENFNETMKRYDISSEQFNVLRILRGQKGKPCNMGLIQDRMIAKTSNTTRLVDKLLLKDLVTRGVCEENRRKMEVLITEKGLELLKELDPIVTAHEDKFANNLTIEELEQLNNLLEKYRTI
- a CDS encoding nitroreductase, whose translation is MLNYIDSLNWRYATKKYDASKKVSSEDLETLKEAVRLSVSSVGLQPYKIFVVESQEMRDKLKVAAGGNNQNIIAESSAVFVFANELNVGDQQVEAYINNISQIRGVAKESVKGFGDYISGFLGSLTEEQKNIWTAKQSYIALSTLINAAALLKIDTTAMEGFNAEEFNTILGLDKLGLNAAVIAAVGYRHEEDAMQHAVKVRKPKDQLFVTL
- a CDS encoding lipid-binding protein encodes the protein MKNLKSIAIALVALVTITANAQDKKINAAKSKISWVGEKVTGKHEGTINVKDGVLTFKADKLTGGNVTVDMTSVQVTDLKAGEGKEKLEGHLKAADFFGTDKHATSKIVFKSAKAKSAGVYTVTGDLTIKNITKPVTFDLTVGKNTATSTFKVDRTKYDITYGSKSFFDSIGDKAIYDEFTLTVNLAF